The proteins below come from a single Miscanthus floridulus cultivar M001 chromosome 1, ASM1932011v1, whole genome shotgun sequence genomic window:
- the LOC136453279 gene encoding uncharacterized protein: protein MQQAFRGRKKDPTQNVMVAVNCDLKFTYVLAGWEGSAHDATILADAVAREDGLSLLEGFGIDEVVPDEEGFTTSADPTNLPLAHLDQDSIDMAEIRDAICNAMWEGREQTLVDSVLD from the exons ATGCAACAAGCTTTTAGGGGTAGAAAAAAGGATCCCACCCAAAATGTGATGGTAGCTGTGAATTGTGATCTGAAATTCACTTATGTCCTGGCTGGCTGGGAGGGCTCTGCCCATGATGCAACTATTTTAGCAGATGCTGTAGCcagggaagatggcttgagtttACTAGAAG gttttggcattgatgaagtAGTGCCTGATGAGGAAGGTTTCACTACTTCTGCTGATCCAACCAACCTGCCCCTAGCCCATCTGGACCAAGACTCTATTGACATGGCTGAAATAAGAGATGCCATTTGCAATGCTATGTGGGAAGGGAGGGAACAAACACTAGTTGAT TCTGTTCTTGACTAA
- the LOC136475883 gene encoding LOW QUALITY PROTEIN: uncharacterized protein (The sequence of the model RefSeq protein was modified relative to this genomic sequence to represent the inferred CDS: inserted 2 bases in 1 codon): MDRYQRVERXPRNESTIEENEIRITAQGLIRNYVSYATSLLQERRIKEIVLKAMGQAISKSVAVAEIIKKRIPGLHQDTNISSVSITDVWEPIEEGLVPLEMTRHVSMISITLSPRELDKQTPGYQAPVYVEQPRQQQAPPPQRFTRRPPGQQFQQLEYEDSYARGRGRGRGRGHGRGWGRGGYGGYGGYGNNQGGYNQGGGYYGNQGGYGGYDNQGGYGGGYGYNQGRYGNYQENGGYNRGRGGGMRGRGNWGYRGGYEGGRVGGYEGGRGGGYEGGRGGGYEGGRGGGYEGGRGGGGAPGGRGYGGRGRGRMGGRGRGN, encoded by the exons ATGGACCGGTACCAGAGGGTGGAGCG GCCGCGGAACGAGTCGACCATCGAGGAGAACGAGATCCGCATCACCGCGCAGGGCCTCATCCGCAACTATGTCTCCTACGCTACTTCCCTCCTCCAG GAAAGGAGAATTAAAGAGATTGTGTTGAAGGCCATGGGACAGGCAATCAGTAAATCTGTTGCTGTTGCAGAGATTATTAAG AAAAGGATCCCTGGGTTACACCAGGATACCAACATCAGTTCTGTCAGCATCACTGATGTCTGGGAACCCATAGAAGAAGGCCTTGTCCC ATTGGAGATGACTCGGCATGTTTCGATGATATCAATTACTTTGTCCCCTAGAGAGCTGGACAAGCAAACTCCTGG GTACCAAGCTCCAGTGTATGTTGAACAACCCAGGCAACAGCAGGCGCCACCACCGCAGCGCTTTACTCGCAGACCACCAGGACAACAATTCCAGCAGCTGGAGTATGAAG ACTCCTATGCACGGGGTCGAGGAAGAGGGAGGGGCCGTGGGCATGGAAGGGGTTGGGGTAGAGGTGGCTATGGTGGTTATGGTGGCTATGGAAACAACCAAGGTGGCTATAACCAAGGCGGTGGGTATTATGGCAATCAAGGTGGATATGGTGGCTATGACAATCAAGGTGGGTATGGTGGTGGATATGGCTACAACCAAGGCAGATACGGAAACTATCAAG AAAATGGTGGATATAACCGAGGGAGAGGAGGTGGTATGCGAGGAAGAGGCAATTGGGGTTACCGTGGAG GCTATGAAGGTGGCAGGGTCGGGGGCTATGAAGGTGGCAGGGGCGGGGGCTATGAAGGAGGCAGGGGCGGCGGCTATGAAGGAGGCAGGGGCGGGGGCTATGAAGGAGGCAGGGGGGGCGGTGGTGCTCCTGGTGGAAGGGGATATGGTGGCCGTGGAAGGGGGAGAATGGGTGGCCGCGGGCGAGGGAACTGA